The proteins below are encoded in one region of Juglans microcarpa x Juglans regia isolate MS1-56 chromosome 4D, Jm3101_v1.0, whole genome shotgun sequence:
- the LOC121259329 gene encoding heavy metal-associated isoprenylated plant protein 36-like: protein MATKPPEEAPETLKYQKWILKVSIHCEGCKKKVKKVLQSIEGVYTTTVDSQQHKVTVTGNVDADTLIKKLLRSGKHAELIPEKKEKSGKSKNNEKQKGEKNNPEEDDNDNKDSELEGGDQVDEDDGEIEEEAGGNGGGGEGGAKKKKKKKKKKGQTGNPATNDASQNSGNNAQAGSNNSPAALHDKPAPSLAAMNLSPPRQHHVYPYPPSMYHHPPPPLYGMSYNTAYPSASTATAYYAPAPMHANSNTYFHPEIYPPLLPLSHPIDSYADDDDQSQCSLM, encoded by the exons ATGGCAACCAAACCACCTGAAGAAGCCCCAGAAACCTTGAAATACCAG AAATGGATCTTGAAAGTCTCAATCCACTGCGAAGGTTGCAAGAAGAAAGTCAAGAAAGTTCTTCAAAGCATTGAAG GTGTTTATACGACCACTGTGGATTCTCAGCAGCATAAGGTTACAGTGACCGGTAACGTGGACGCAGATACTCTAATCAAGAAGCTTCTGAGATCAGGAAAACACGCCGAGCTTATTCCTGAGAAGAAAGAGAAGTCTGGAAAATCAAAGAATAACGAAAAGCAGAAGGGTGAGAAAAATAATCCTGAAGAAGATGACAATGATAATAAAGACTCTGAATTAGAAGGTGGTGATCAGGTAGATGAAGACGATGGTGAAATTGAGGAGGAAGCTGGAGGGAACGGTGgtggaggagaaggaggagccaagaagaagaagaagaagaagaagaagaaagggcaAACCGGCAATCCGGCCACCAACGACGCCAGTCAGAATTCCGGCAATAATGCACAGGCAGGCAGTAATAATTCTCCGGCAGCTCTCCATGACAAGCCGGCACCATCCCTAGCGGCGATGAATCTCAGTCCCCCTCGTCAACATCATGTGTATCCATATCCACCATCTATGTATCATCATCCTCCACCACCACTCTACGGAATGAGTTACAATACGGCGTACCCTAGCGCTAGCACTGCTACTGCATATTATGCCCCAGCTCCCATGCATGCCAACAGTAATACGTACTTCCACCCAGAGATCTACCCGCCGCTACTACCACTTTCCCATCCGATCGACTCGTATGCTGACGACGACGACCAGAGCCAATGCTCACTCATGTGA